Proteins encoded together in one Lathyrus oleraceus cultivar Zhongwan6 chromosome 5, CAAS_Psat_ZW6_1.0, whole genome shotgun sequence window:
- the LOC127082696 gene encoding probable pectinesterase/pectinesterase inhibitor 12 has protein sequence MEIAAAFLMVLLISFNAVAGSSGSINSIVSKDRNSGNYTTVGEAIRNAPEFSQKPYIIHVLAGIYQEYILIPSTKINIHLFGDGPNHTIILANQNGSTIDIRGEGFMAQNIGVINSAGLDASAAVAVRNEANNSIFFQCSIQGFQDTLWAVSGRQFYKNCDIYGTVDFIYGNAAAVFQDCMIYARYRQFVTFTAQSRESPYEKTGFTFQRCSFTMSPEDEDRKSEVRATLGRPLRNYSTVAILQCYIDSMVDPKGWEEMSGQGIDKVTYVEFENVGPGSNTDGRVDWSGVRVLGNHNQALVFTASYFIDADSWIPTRGVPYDSEL, from the exons ATGGAGATTGCAGCTGCATTCTTAATGGTGCTCTTGATCTCATTCAATGCAGTTGCAGGTAGTAGTGGTAGTATTAATAGTATAGTATCCAAAGATAGGAATAGTGGAAATTATACAACAGTGGGTGAAGCTATCAGGAATGCCCCGGAGTTTAGTCAAAAACCTTATATAATTCACGTTTTAGCAGGCATTTATCAAGAGTACATTCTCATTCCATCCACTAAGATTAATATTCACCTTTTTGGAGATGGTCCTAATCACACAATCATTCTTGCCAACCAAAATGGTTCAACAATAG ACATCCGAGGAGAAGGATTCATGGCACAAAACATTGGAGTTATTAACTCAGCAGGACTAGATGCAAGCGCTGCAGTGGCTGTTCGAAACGAGGCAAACAATAGCATTTTCTTTCAATGCTCCATCCAAGGTTTCCAAGACACATTATGGGCTGTTTCCGGTAGACAATTCTACAAAAACTGTGACATTTACGGTACCGTCGACTTCATCTACGGTAACGCCGCTGCTGTATTTCAAGACTGCATGATTTACGCACGTTATCGACAGTTCGTGACATTCACCGCACAGTCACGTGAGAGTCCATATGAGAAGACAGGTTTCACATTCCAACGATGTAGTTTTACTATGTCACCGGAAGATGAGGATAGAAAGTCAGAGGTACGTGCTACTTTGGGTCGTCCATTGAGAAACTATTCAACTGTGGCTATTTTGCAGTGTTACATAGATTCCATGGTGGATCCTAAAGGTTGGGAAGAGATGTCGGGGCAGGGCATTGATAAGGTTACCTATGTGGAGTTTGAGAATGTTGGACCTGGGTCAAACACGGATGGTAGAGTGGATTGGTCTGGTGTTAGAGTTCTTGGCAACCATAATCAAGCCCTTGTTTTCACTGCTTCCTATTTCATAGATGCTGACTCTTGGATTCCCACCAGAGGTGTTCCTTATGACAGTGAACTATAA
- the LOC127087663 gene encoding vacuolar cation/proton exchanger 2: MAEHKMETDFDEETPLSSSSSTTTASKPHTFHFDSSLPLPKSSSSSSTRRISRSIYTVLIKAKINILLPFGPLAIFLHYFTAKHVWVFFFALLGIAPLAERLGYATEQLAFYTGSTVGGLLNATFGNATEMIISIYALKSDMIRVVQQSLLGSILSNMLLVLGCAFFTGGIVHYQKLQVFNKAAAVVNSGLLLMAVMGILFPAVLHFTHSEVHLGKSVLSLSRFSSCIMLLAYASYLFFQLRSQHNFYTPVDQEVDTSENTDEEEELELTKWEAIIWLAILTVWVSVLSGYLVDAIEGASESLNMSVAFISVILLPIVGNAAEHASAIMFAVKDKLDITIGVAVGSSTQISMFVIPFCVVVGWCMGKEMDLNFQLFETATLFITVLVVAFMMQEGTSNYFKGLMLILCYLIVAASFFVHVDPKSDDD, translated from the exons ATGGCGGAGCATAAGATGGAGACTGATTTCGATGAGGAAACTCCTCTCAGTTCTTCTTCTTCTACTACTACTGCATCTAAACCTCATACTTTTCATTTCGATTCATCACTTCCTTTACCCaaatcatcttcttcttcttcgacTAGACGAATCAGTAGGAGTATTTATACTGTTTTAATCAAAGCTAAGATCAACATCTTGTTACCTTTTGGCCCCTTGGCTATCTTCCTGCATTATTTCACTGCTAAACATGTTTGGGTTTTCTTCTTCGCTTTATTGGGGATTGCTCCATTGGCTGAACGTCTAGGTTATGCTACCGA ACAACTTGCCTTCTACACCGGATCAACAG TTGGGGGTTTGCTCAATGCTACATTTGGAAATGCAACTGAAATGATTATATCAATTTACGCCTTGAAAAGCGATATGATTAGGGTTGTTCAGCAATCTTTACTTGGTTCCATCTTGTCTAATATGCTTCTAGTTCTTGGATGTGCATTCTTTACCGGTGGGATTGTTCACTACCAAAAACTTCAGGTTTTCAATAAG GCAGCTGCTGTTGTCAATTCCGGCTTACTGCTCATGGCTGTAATGGGAATACTGTTTCCTGCTGTGCTTCATTTTACTCACTCAGAAGTTCATCTTGGGAAGTCAGTCTTATCCTTATCCAGATTTAGCAGTTGCATAATGCTACTGGCGTATGCAAGCTACCTTTTCTTTCAACTTagaagtcaacacaatttttaTACTCCAGTTGACCAG GAAGTAGATACAAGCGAAAACACTGACGAGGAGGAAGAACTTGAGTTAACTAAGTGGGAAGCGATAATCTGGCTCGCTATTTTGACAGTATGGGTATCGGTATTGTCTGGATACCTTGTGGATGCCATAGAG GGAGCATCTGAATCGTTGAATATGTCAGTGGCTTTTATTAGCGTCATCTTGCTTCCAATAGTAGGAAATGCTGCAGAGCATGCAAGTGCTATCATGTTTGCCGTAAAGGACAAGCTA GATATCACAATTGGAGTTGCTGTTGGATCATCAACCCAGATATCAATGTTTGTG ATCCCTTTCTGTGTGGTTGTTGGGTGGTGCATGGGAAAAGAAATGGACTTGAATTTTCAACTCTTTGAGACTGCAACACTTTTTATCACAGTGCTGGTAGTTGCATTTATGATGCAG GAAGGGACCTCGAACTATTTTAAAGGCTTGATGCTTATTCTATGCTATCTTATAGTTGCTGCCAGTTTTTTTGTACATGTTGACCCTAAAAGTG ATGATGACTAA